In the genome of Massilia sp. PAMC28688, one region contains:
- a CDS encoding electron transfer flavoprotein subunit beta/FixA family protein, producing MKVLVPVKRVVDYNVKVRVKSDGSGVDIANVKMSMNPFDEIALEEAMRLKEAGKVTEVVAISCGVTQAQETLRTGMAIGADRGILVETTSELEPLAVAKLIRALADKEQPQLIILGKQAIDDDSNQTGQMLAALLGWPQATFASKVVLEGDKVTVTREVDGGLETLALSLPAIITTDLRLNEPRYVTLPNIMKAKKKPLEVIKPEDLGVDIAPRLKTLKVVEPAKRSAGIKVPDAATLVAKLKTEAKVL from the coding sequence ATGAAAGTCCTGGTTCCCGTCAAACGCGTAGTCGACTACAACGTCAAAGTCCGCGTCAAGTCCGATGGCAGCGGCGTCGATATCGCCAACGTCAAAATGTCGATGAACCCCTTCGACGAAATCGCCCTCGAAGAAGCGATGCGCCTGAAGGAAGCCGGCAAGGTCACCGAAGTTGTGGCGATCTCGTGCGGCGTGACGCAAGCCCAGGAAACCCTGCGCACCGGTATGGCCATTGGCGCCGACCGCGGCATCCTGGTGGAAACGACCAGTGAGCTGGAGCCGCTGGCAGTTGCCAAGCTGATCCGCGCGTTGGCCGACAAGGAGCAGCCACAGCTGATCATCCTGGGCAAGCAGGCCATCGACGACGATTCCAACCAGACCGGCCAGATGCTGGCAGCGCTGCTGGGCTGGCCACAGGCGACCTTCGCCTCCAAGGTTGTGCTCGAAGGCGACAAGGTCACCGTCACCCGCGAAGTGGACGGCGGCCTGGAAACGCTGGCGCTGTCGCTGCCGGCCATCATCACCACCGACCTGCGCCTGAACGAGCCGCGCTACGTCACCCTGCCCAACATCATGAAGGCCAAGAAAAAGCCGCTGGAAGTGATCAAGCCGGAAGACCTGGGTGTGGACATTGCCCCGCGCCTGAAGACACTCAAGGTGGTCGAGCCTGCGAAGCGCTCCGCTGGTATCAAGGTCCCGGACGCCGCGACCCTGGTTGCCAAGCTCAAGACCGAAGCCAAAGTACTCTAA
- a CDS encoding electron transfer flavoprotein subunit alpha/FixB family protein yields MAALVIAEHDNASLKGSTHHTVTAASQCGGEVHILVAGSNCGAAAAEAAQIAGVTKVLVADAPHHADGLAENVAEQILAVAANYSHILAPATAYGKNILPRVAAKLDVAQISEITKVDAPDTFERPIYAGNAIATVQSSDKIKVITVRTTGFDSAAATGGSAATEALAAVADSGKSSFVGRELAKSDRPELTAAKIIVSGGRGMGSGDNFKILEPLADKLGAAMGASRAAVDAGFVPNDWQVGQTGKIVAPSLYIAVGISGAIQHLAGMKDSKTIVAINKDPEAPIFSVADYGIVGDLFEVVPDLVKQLG; encoded by the coding sequence ATGGCCGCATTAGTCATCGCAGAACACGACAACGCTTCCCTGAAGGGCAGCACCCACCACACCGTTACCGCAGCGTCGCAGTGCGGCGGTGAAGTCCACATCCTGGTCGCCGGCAGCAACTGCGGCGCCGCTGCCGCGGAAGCGGCGCAGATCGCCGGCGTGACCAAGGTACTGGTTGCCGACGCCCCGCACCACGCCGACGGCCTGGCCGAAAACGTGGCCGAGCAGATCCTGGCAGTGGCCGCCAATTACTCGCACATCCTCGCGCCTGCCACCGCCTACGGCAAGAACATCCTGCCGCGCGTGGCCGCCAAGCTGGACGTGGCCCAGATCTCGGAAATCACCAAGGTCGATGCGCCCGACACCTTCGAGCGCCCCATCTATGCCGGTAACGCGATCGCCACCGTGCAGTCGTCGGACAAGATCAAGGTCATCACCGTGCGCACCACCGGTTTCGATTCGGCTGCCGCCACCGGCGGCTCGGCCGCCACCGAAGCGCTGGCCGCCGTTGCCGATTCGGGCAAGTCGAGCTTTGTCGGCCGCGAGCTGGCCAAGTCGGACCGTCCGGAACTGACCGCCGCCAAGATCATCGTCTCCGGTGGCCGCGGCATGGGTTCGGGCGACAACTTCAAGATCCTCGAGCCGCTGGCTGACAAGCTGGGCGCGGCCATGGGCGCCTCGCGCGCGGCCGTGGACGCAGGCTTTGTGCCCAACGACTGGCAGGTTGGCCAGACCGGCAAGATCGTCGCTCCGAGCCTGTACATCGCGGTCGGCATTTCGGGCGCCATCCAGCACCTGGCCGGCATGAAGGACTCGAAGACCATCGTCGCCATCAACAAGGATCCGGAAGCGCCGATCTTTTCGGTGGCCGACTACGGCATCGTGGGCGACCTGTTCGAAGTCGTACCCGACCTCGTAAAACAACTCGGTTAA
- a CDS encoding sulfurtransferase TusA family protein: MEFHKELDARGLNCPLPILKAKKALAEMETGEVLKIVATDSGSVRDFQAFAKQTGNALLAHSQNGYEFTFLMRRK; the protein is encoded by the coding sequence ATGGAATTCCACAAAGAACTCGATGCCCGCGGTCTCAACTGTCCCCTGCCAATTCTCAAGGCCAAGAAGGCCCTGGCCGAGATGGAGACGGGCGAAGTCCTCAAGATCGTCGCCACCGATTCCGGTTCCGTGCGTGACTTTCAGGCGTTTGCCAAGCAGACCGGCAATGCCTTGCTGGCCCACAGCCAGAACGGTTACGAATTCACGTTTTTGATGCGCCGCAAATAA